A part of Bacteroidia bacterium genomic DNA contains:
- the rpsR gene encoding 30S ribosomal protein S18, producing the protein MAKRDSVIGPTAVNQIRTQQRQKKYCRFKRAGIKYIDYKDPDFLLKFVNEQGKILPRRLTGTSLKFQRRLSVAIKRARHLALMPYVTDDLK; encoded by the coding sequence ATGGCAAAAAGAGATTCAGTAATCGGACCTACCGCGGTCAACCAAATCCGGACCCAGCAGAGACAAAAGAAGTACTGCCGTTTCAAGCGCGCCGGAATCAAATATATTGATTATAAAGATCCTGATTTCCTCCTGAAGTTTGTCAACGAACAGGGGAAAATCCTTCCCAGAAGACTGACTGGAACCAGCCTGAAATTTCAGCGCAGGTTGTCTGTGGCTATTAAACGTGCCCGTCATCTGGCCCTTATGCCTTATGTAACCGATGATTTGAAGTAA
- the rpsF gene encoding 30S ribosomal protein S6, with product MMDIQPKSFKNEYETTFILTPDLPEAEHKKAVDKFVNLIRENDGEVFNVEHWGMRRLAYPIAKKTNGYYAYVEFRAYGDFVSKLDQAYRYDDQVIRHLTVKLEKHAVAFNHKRREQGFGLRKDATKGNR from the coding sequence ATGATGGATATTCAACCAAAATCGTTTAAAAACGAGTACGAAACAACGTTCATCCTCACTCCCGATCTGCCAGAGGCTGAGCACAAAAAGGCAGTTGACAAATTTGTCAACCTCATTAGGGAAAATGATGGGGAAGTGTTCAATGTTGAGCACTGGGGCATGCGCAGGCTAGCCTACCCTATAGCGAAAAAGACGAACGGCTACTATGCCTATGTTGAGTTCAGAGCTTATGGTGATTTTGTAAGCAAACTGGATCAGGCATACCGTTACGACGACCAGGTAATCAGACATTTGACTGTGAAGCTTGAAAAACATGCTGTTGCGTTTAATCACAAACGCCGTGAGCAGGGATTTGGGCTGAGAAAAGACGCGACCAAAGGTAACCGTTAA
- the ppk2 gene encoding polyphosphate kinase 2: MPKQKLSPEDVQILNSGIGLKHLLTENKVDLEKCVRAARYEIRIRELQADLIKLQNWVIEQRKKVVVIFEGRDAAGKGGAIRRISAHINPRHFRIVALGIPTVEEKGQWYFQRYVNQLPHPGQMVFFDRSWYNRAVVEPVNGFCTDAEYQVFMGQVNDFEKMIIESDTYLIKFYFSITKEEQLTRFNEIKASALKKWKMTAVDHRAQELWDQYTIYKERMFALTHTERSPWVIIDANRKTNARIKAMEYILATIPYDPK; this comes from the coding sequence ATGCCAAAACAGAAACTCAGCCCTGAAGATGTACAGATACTCAACTCCGGCATAGGTCTCAAGCACCTACTTACCGAGAATAAAGTCGATCTGGAGAAATGTGTTCGCGCAGCACGTTATGAAATAAGGATACGAGAATTGCAGGCAGATCTGATTAAACTACAGAACTGGGTGATTGAACAAAGAAAAAAGGTAGTAGTCATTTTTGAGGGCAGGGATGCAGCTGGCAAAGGAGGTGCCATCCGACGGATTAGCGCACACATCAATCCGAGGCATTTCCGCATAGTAGCATTGGGCATTCCCACAGTGGAGGAAAAAGGACAATGGTACTTTCAGCGATACGTCAATCAGTTGCCCCATCCCGGGCAAATGGTCTTCTTCGATCGCAGTTGGTATAACCGGGCGGTTGTAGAGCCGGTGAATGGGTTTTGCACTGACGCAGAATACCAGGTTTTCATGGGGCAGGTCAATGATTTTGAAAAAATGATTATTGAATCAGACACCTATCTGATTAAGTTCTATTTTTCCATTACCAAAGAAGAGCAATTAACCCGTTTCAATGAAATCAAAGCCAGTGCGCTCAAAAAATGGAAGATGACCGCAGTGGATCATCGGGCGCAGGAGCTGTGGGATCAGTACACGATCTATAAAGAAAGAATGTTTGCCCTTACCCATACAGAAAGGTCTCCCTGGGTGATTATCGATGCCAACCGAAAGACAAACGCACGAATCAAAGCTATGGAATATATCCTGGCAACCATTCCCTATGACCCCAAATAA
- the rplI gene encoding 50S ribosomal protein L9, translating to MQVILTQPVRNLGDKDDVVKVKPGYARNFLIPQGLAVMATESAKKSMEETKRQASHKVEFIKQQARDEAEKLNGVKIVIETLAGQDGKLFGSVTSIQISNKLKEKGFEIDRRTIIVEDIRATGEYVATIHLHKEVKAEIAIEVLRKED from the coding sequence ATGCAAGTAATACTCACTCAACCGGTAAGAAATCTCGGGGATAAAGACGACGTGGTAAAAGTAAAACCCGGATACGCCCGAAATTTTCTGATCCCACAGGGACTGGCTGTCATGGCGACTGAGTCGGCCAAGAAATCCATGGAAGAAACAAAACGTCAGGCTTCCCATAAAGTGGAATTCATCAAACAGCAGGCCCGCGATGAAGCGGAAAAACTCAATGGCGTGAAAATCGTCATCGAAACCCTCGCTGGCCAGGATGGTAAACTGTTTGGCTCTGTAACCTCTATCCAGATCTCTAACAAGCTGAAGGAAAAAGGTTTTGAAATTGACCGCAGAACGATCATCGTGGAAGATATCCGCGCAACAGGCGAATACGTTGCTACGATCCACCTTCACAAAGAGGTCAAAGCTGAAATTGCGATTGAAGTTCTCCGCAAAGAGGACTAA
- the ppk2 gene encoding polyphosphate kinase 2, whose protein sequence is MFTEKDLLSVKIRGDLLKIASRKGIDLKKQLRNRRYEEELILLQTELVRLQQWVNKKKLRVAVIFEGRDAAGKGGSIKRFVEHLNPRTIRVVALSRPTDVEQGQWYFRRYIKEMPNPGEIVFFDRSWYNRAVVEPVMGFCNSHQYKKFMVQVPEFEHMLYEDGITLIKFWFSISKEEQNRRFRSRLENPLKIWKFSPVDMKGQELWDSYTHYKEQMFSRTHTAFCPWIIVKTNNKRTARLESMRYMLSQFDYSGKGKTGTTTLPDPNIIIRYYRHLEQIDI, encoded by the coding sequence ATGTTTACTGAAAAAGATTTACTGAGTGTAAAAATAAGAGGAGACCTGCTAAAGATTGCCAGTCGAAAGGGCATTGATTTAAAAAAACAGTTGCGAAACCGGCGTTATGAGGAGGAACTGATCTTGCTTCAAACTGAGCTGGTCAGACTGCAGCAATGGGTCAATAAAAAAAAACTTAGGGTAGCGGTTATATTTGAAGGCAGGGATGCAGCAGGCAAAGGCGGATCTATCAAGCGTTTTGTTGAGCATCTCAATCCACGCACGATCCGGGTTGTCGCATTGAGCCGGCCTACGGATGTAGAACAGGGACAATGGTATTTCCGCCGCTATATCAAGGAAATGCCGAACCCCGGGGAGATCGTTTTTTTTGACAGAAGCTGGTATAACCGGGCAGTGGTGGAGCCTGTCATGGGCTTCTGTAATTCACACCAGTATAAAAAATTTATGGTTCAGGTCCCTGAATTCGAACATATGCTCTACGAGGATGGGATCACCCTCATCAAGTTTTGGTTTTCCATTTCTAAGGAGGAACAAAATCGAAGGTTCCGCTCCAGGCTGGAAAACCCCCTCAAAATCTGGAAATTCAGCCCTGTAGATATGAAAGGGCAGGAGTTATGGGACAGCTACACCCATTACAAGGAGCAAATGTTTTCCAGGACCCATACAGCTTTTTGTCCATGGATCATCGTCAAAACCAACAATAAACGTACTGCCAGACTGGAGAGTATGCGCTATATGCTTTCACAGTTTGACTATTCGGGCAAAGGCAAAACGGGAACTACCACCCTTCCTGATCCAAACATTATCATTCGCTATTATCGCCACCTCGAACAAATAGATATCTGA